In the Triticum aestivum cultivar Chinese Spring chromosome 2B, IWGSC CS RefSeq v2.1, whole genome shotgun sequence genome, TTGCGGCATGAACTGTAACGTGATGCTATGTGGTACGGTCTTGAGTATGCGCCTGTTATGGATGTGAACCAAGTTAATGCaacatatgtactccctccgttccaaattacttgtctcggaaatggatgtatctagaactaaaatacatctagatacatccattttcgcgacaagtaattccgaacggagggagtatatcgatTGTGCAACTTGATGTTGCTCTGGCCTTCTGTAGGTGAAAACAAAAGACAGATACAGCCGGTATCAGCCAGTTGTTGGGTACGTTGATCAGGCGTGTAAGAGCGTGCAAGGTGATGACATATCGCACTAAGAAAGAGGATCACATCCACTGATCAGAAGCAAAGTAGAGAGTAGGACGTGAAAGAGAGCAGCGATGTAATGTCAGCACTCAGCAGCAAGGAGATACGTAGTTTCTTGGAACACATGAAGTCATGTAGATACCTCTGTCCATGGTCGCTCACGATCTGAGAAACACTGCGCGCTTTCCTTTCCTTGAGCAAGCGGAGAAAGGGCAGACAGCCTTGTGTCTAGTGTGGTGGCATCAGTTGGCCTTGGTCGTTTGCCCCGGTGGCAAGCGAAGCACAGATACCAAAACTGAGCGGCAAGAAAGGCAGAAGAGCATCAGTTCACCTTCAAGCCCATGGCACAGCACACTAGTACTCCTGAAAGCAAAAAGAGTTGGCTCAACAGCAAGCAGGATCATCGTCGCCACGCCACTACACCTCACTTACATCTACTACATGGATCATCGATCTGTCCTTTTTCCTCTTTCTGCCGCCGGCTTTTCCACCGCTTTCTTCTCTCCTCTTATCGATGGCCGCTCCTCCCATCCACGCTTCCTCTTCTCTTCAGTGGCCGAGCCTCAGCTATAATATGGCaagcgcctcctcctcggcctcctcgagCGGTGCAGTAGACAATACTAGTGTCAGGCTACCGGTGTCAGTCAGTCCGAGTGTCCGACTGTCAGTAGAGGGCAGAGCAAGCAACCGACAGTGTAGATCATGGCGCGCAACTGCAGAATCAGCAgcctgccgccgccgtcgctgctcttcttcctgctcctcacgcTCTGCACCACCACGCACTGCGGTAAGCTCACTCCATCCAGTGAACCAAGATACTATAACAGCCGTCATTTTTTAAATCTTTTTTCGCTTCTTGTGCTCTCCGTTTGAGTGTAGTGGAGTGAAAACAGTGTCGAATctcagtgaccagctctcgctaaTCTGTCTGTTAACCTGCATTGTGCTAACTAATTGGAGTCCCATGTGTTGGTGGAGCAGAGGCGAGAGCTCTAAAGCAGAGCAAGAAGAACTCGCTGATGAACGTGCTCTTCAAGCTCAACTTCGCCAGGGCGGTGGAGCCGACGCAGCCGCCCCCTCCCTCGTCGCTCGACGCCAGCGCTGGCAGCGACGCCGCGAGCGCGAGTGCGAGCCTCGCCGCCGTCGATGCCCCGTTCTGCGTCAACCCTCCCGACGCTCCCCCGTCGTCGTCATCCACGCCTCCATTCACCTCCACGGCGCCCTCCTCCACCACTCCGTCCGTCCCGGACCAGCTGCCACCCATCACCCCCGTCCCGCCCTCCTTCGAGCCCAGCCCGCCGGCCGATGGCGGTGGCTCAAGTCCGGGGCTGGGCACGCCGGCGTCCACGCCCACGCCGATCAACCCGCCGCAGTTCGCGCCGAGTCCGCCTGGGACGGCGCCGCCCAGCCCGATCGTCGTTGTGCCGAGCCCGCCCGACCAATTCGGCCCTGGCTCGGGcggcggaggacaaggaggaggcgtaggaggaggcggtggtggaggagagggaggaggcggaggcgtaggaggaggtggtggtggtggaggagaaggaggaggaggcggtggcgtaggaggaggaggaggcggtggaggagaaggaggaggtggcggagggggaggaggcggcgggttCATGCCGCCGATCATCTACCCACCGCCGCTGGCCCCGCCGATGGCGCCAGGGGCCGGGCAGGCGCTGTGGTGCGTGGCGAAGCCGACAGTGCCGGACCCGATCCTCCAGGAGGCCATGGACTACGCGTGCGGCTCCGGCGCCGAGTGCCGGTCCATCCAGCCGTCCGGCTCCTGCTCCCAGCCGGACACCGTGCTGGCCCACGCCTCCTACGCCTTCAACAGCTACTGGCAGATGACCCGGGCCAACGGCGGCACCTGCGACTTCGGCGGCACCGCCACCATCGTCACCAGCGACCCAAGTAAGCCCTCAAACCTCGAGTGACCGAAAGCTCCATCCACCCACCCATGAACCATCATCCATACCATGCCATGCCATGCATGAATCCTCATGATCGATCTTGATTTCTTACCATGGGCTTCTGTCCGTCATGATCTCTGCAGGCTATGACAGTTGCGCGTTCAACCTTGTATGAAGGAGCGGATCGATGAGCCAATTTTCAGCTATCATGAGGAGCATCTTTTCTGTTCCATTTGTTTCGAGGCCACACAGCACCGAAGGCTTAGTAAGGAGTAGCTGAGATTAGTGTGATTTTGATTCTGGCAAGACTGCTGATACCGTGTAAAGGCGATTCCTTGACATGTGCATTATACTGCTAGTAGCTTCTTGGGCAGGAAGATGCTTAATCGTGCGTGCCCCTCTTGTAACTTTAAACCTTGTCGACCAAATTAGTTTAGTTTAAGCCAACCATATATGCCTAACTTGGTGGTCACGCTAACCCAGTTAGTAGCACCAGGAAAGTTGGATTCTGTCCGCTCACGTACGAGCTCGACTCTTTGTTCTGCACCTGATCCAACCAAGCATCTCCAGAtaaacatagtactccctccgtaaagaaccCAGACTTATcacataagagcgtttagatcactaaagtagtgatctaaacacgagactcctatatttctttacagaggtagTACGTGATAACTAGGATTGAGAAGGATATAGATGTTGGATAATCAGCATCAGAGGCACGTAGTTGAatgttgagctccataggagtcacaacagTGCGTTCATCACCGAGAGCggcgcgagcaagaagatcctgaatatatttttccTGAGAGATGTAGAAAccatcagaggtcgaggagatctcaatcccaagaaaatagtgAAGGGGACCAAGATCAGCCATGAGGAACTGGTCGtgaaggcgagccttaacaaaggcgtcgtcaccagtgatgatcatgtcatcaacatagagaaggagaagagtccgaccacgaggagataTGTGAACAAACAATGCGGGATCATGGTCACTGGGCAAGAAGCCAGCTGTAGTCACCACAgaggcgaagcgctcaaaccaggcgcgaggggcctgtttgAGACCATAGAGGGAGCGGCGAAGCCGACAGACCATgccatcaggagcatagtaccccggtggtggctgcatataaacctcctcacgcaactcgccattgagaaaggcgttctggacatcaagttgagagatgGACCAATTGCGAACAAAAGCCACAACAAGGAGAGTGCGACCGTGGTCATGTGAGCCACAagagcgaatgtctcatcataatcgcgtccTTGCTCCTGCTGGAAATCACGGGCCACAAGACaagctttgtaacgctcaagagaaccatcagagcgagtcttaatcttgtagacccacttgcaagtgatgggacgaacaccaGAAGGAGGAGAAACCAGATCCCACGTGCCATTGCGCTCAAGCGCCGCAAGCTCctcggccatcgcaagctgccattcaggctggGTCATGGCGGCCCGATAGGTGGTGGGCTCAGCAATGGCAGAGAGACCATACCGGTCAGGAGAATAGCGATCAGGAGGGGGACAAGGCCTAACACAAAGGTTATGGACCGGCGTAGGCGGGAGAGGTGGTGCACCGGAAGTAGAAGGCACATCAGTAGGATCATCCATAGCACGAGGATGACGAGTGTAGTA is a window encoding:
- the LOC123041876 gene encoding translation initiation factor IF-2; translated protein: MARNCRISSLPPPSLLFFLLLTLCTTTHCEARALKQSKKNSLMNVLFKLNFARAVEPTQPPPPSSLDASAGSDAASASASLAAVDAPFCVNPPDAPPSSSSTPPFTSTAPSSTTPSVPDQLPPITPVPPSFEPSPPADGGGSSPGLGTPASTPTPINPPQFAPSPPGTAPPSPIVVVPSPPDQFGPGSGGGGQGGGVGGGGGGGEGGGGGVGGGGGGGGEGGGGGGVGGGGGGGGEGGGGGGGGGGGFMPPIIYPPPLAPPMAPGAGQALWCVAKPTVPDPILQEAMDYACGSGAECRSIQPSGSCSQPDTVLAHASYAFNSYWQMTRANGGTCDFGGTATIVTSDPSYDSCAFNLV